The Candidatus Zixiibacteriota bacterium genome includes the window GTGTCCGCATGGCAGGCGGCGTATCAGATGGAGGGCTATGTCCCGCTCAGATACCTCGGCACTGGCGTGTCGAAGGCCGTTTTCATTGAACTGGCACCTGTGTTGACTGCTCTTGTCGTTGCCGGTCGTGTAGGAGCCTCAATAGCCGCCGAACTCGGGACGATGCGGGTAACGGAACAGATCGATGCCATGGAAACGATGGCTATCGATCCGATCGGCTACCTCGTGACACCGCGTATCATATCCGGAATGATCATGCTGCCGGTGCTAGTCATTTTCGCTGATATCATTGCCATTCTGGGAGCGCTGGCCGTAGCTACCGCACTTCTTGGCATCGAACCGGAACTGTTCATGAACGGGATGAAGGCTTTTTTCAGAGTGTCTGACGTGCTGTCGGGACTGGTCAAGGCGGTGTCATTCGGAGTTATCATATCGACACTCGGCTGTTTCCACGGCTTCAAGGCATCTGGCGGCGCAGAGGGCGTCGGCCTTGCCACAACAAGAGCGGTCGTAACATCATCTGTCTTGATATTAGTATCTGATTATGTAATCGCGACACTGCTCTTCAGGGTTGGATGAGATGATTCGAATCGAGAATCTGCATAAGAGTTTTGATGACAAGCTGGTGCTCCGGGGAGTCGACCTCGAAATCCTCGATGGCGAGGTTATGGTCATTCTTGGCTCGTCCGGCTGCGGCAAGAGTGTCCTGTTGAAACACCTCATAGGTCTGATGATGCCGGATGAAGGCAGCGTGATAGTCGACGGAACGGATATCACCTCTTTGTCCAAGAGAGCGCTGTACGAAGTAAGGCGCAATTTTGGGATGCTGTTTCAATCTGCGGCCCTGTTTGATTCAATGACAGTATACGAAAACGTTTCGCTCGGTCTTACTGAACATTCACCCCTGTCGGAAGCGGAGAAGCGCGAGATAGTGAGAGACAAGTTGGAATTGGTCGGGCTTTCCGATACCGAGGAGATGTCTCCATCTGAGCTTTCTGGTGGTATGCGAAAGAGGGTCGGGCTGGCGCGAGCGATTTGCATGGATCCGGCAATAGTGCTCTACGACGAGCCGACGACCGGACTCGATCCTGTCATTGGTGACACGATAAACGATCTGATCCAACGACTGCAGAGTCGTCTAAACATAACTTCTGTCGTAGTGACTCACGACATGCGGTCGGCATTCATGGTCGCCGATCGGATGGCTATGCTAAGCAACGGGAAGATTCATTTTGTCGGAACATCAAAAGAAATCGAAGCATCAGATGATCCGGAAGTACGCGAATTCCTTGCGCATCGATAAGATGGCAATCAATCTGTTAAGTTGAATTTATGGCCACTGCTGAAAAAACGATCTATGTCTGCCAGTCGTGCGGATCGACTTATCCGAAATGGTCGGGCAAGTGCGTGCAGTGTGGTGAGTGGAACACGCTGACTGAAGAGAAGCAGAAGAAAAAGACACAGAGGCAGATCGACAGCGACCGCCTTGGGACAGTCGTGACTCGTCTCGACAAAATCGAAACCTCGGACAACTTCCGCGTGCCGACTGCTCTTGGTGAGTTTGACCGAGTTATCGGCGGTGGGCTTGTCGCGGGTGCGTCGCTGCTGCTGGGTGGCGATCCCGGGATCGGGAAATCGACGTTGTTGCTGCAGACAGCCGGAAGTTTGGCATTGAACGGTCAGTCGGTGCTATATGTCTCGGGCGAGGAATCGGCTGAGCAGATAAAGAATCGCGCAGATCGGCTCGGGATAATGTCTGACAGAGTGACTGTCGCCACAACTACGGAGATGCATGAAATCAAGGCTATCATCGATCGGGAATATCATTCGTTTGTGATTATAGACTCGATCCAGACATTGCGTTCGCGGGAATACGAGTCATCGCCGGGAACCGTGACCCAGATACGCGAATGTGTAGCCGTGCTACAGGACATCTGCTCCGCGAGAGGCATGTGCCTGCTGCTCATTGGACATATTACCAAAGAAGGCGCAATAGCCGGTCCGAAAGTCCTCGAGCATATGGTTGATGTGGTTTTGTATTTTGAAGGCGAGAAGAATCATCTCTATCGGATTCTGCGCGCAGAGAAGAATCGGTTCGGATCGACTTCAGAGATCGGTATCTTCACAATCGGTGGCGCCGGCCTTGAGCCTGTCGCAAATCCATCACAACTTTTCTTGTCGGAGCGCACCGGCGGCATTTCCGGTCAGGCAATCGTCTGCTCAGTCGAGGGCGCTCGACCGATTCTCTTCGAAATTCAGGCGTTGGTTGCGGATTCATCGTACGGAGTTTCTCAGCGAGTGTCATCCGGCTTTGACCAGAAGCGATTGAGTCTGTTGCTTGCGATCCTCGAAAAGAAGCAGGGATTTCGCCTTGCGGGCAAGGATGTGTTCGTCAATCTGGCTGGAGGATTGCGAATCGATGAGCCTGCAATCGATCTTGGAGTGATGAGCGCAATAGTGTCGAGCCATCAGGATACGCCGGTGAGAAGCGATTCTGTGCTGGTCGGCGAGGTCGGACTGGGCGGGGAGATACGGTCCGTTCCGAAGCTTGAAGCGAGAATCAAGGAGGCGATTAATCTCGGTTTCTCAAGAATTGTCGTCCCCAATCGAGGGCTGGGTGATTTGAAAAGCAAGTCGGGAATCAAGATAGTGCCTGTGTCGACACTCGACGAGGCATTCAGAGCTGCATTAGAATAGAGCAGGAGGGTACTGTGGCCAAAACATTGATCAAACCAGACGGGTTCATGGTTCCACTGCCTGCGACCCTGCTCTCCTGTCAGAAGCCGGGGGAGACACCTAACATCATCACGTTGTCATGGGTCGGTGTGCTTTGCAGCGAACCACCGCTGATCGGAGTCGGTATCAGGCCCGGCAGATATTCTTACGGCATTGTGAAGGAGACCGGTGAGTTTGTTATCAATGTGCCAAATGAAGATCAGGTGGCTGCGTCAGATTATTGCGGGCATGTTTCCGGCCGCAAGAAGGATAAATTCGCGGAGTGTTCGTTAACAGCGGAAAAGGGTAGTGTCGTTTCGGCGCCGATCATCAAGGAATGCCCCATTAATATCGAGTGCAGAGTG containing:
- a CDS encoding ABC transporter permease is translated as MLAGVIRSLPSQFRHFGLITEQMLRMGVNSLPLIVLTSIFTGAVSAWQAAYQMEGYVPLRYLGTGVSKAVFIELAPVLTALVVAGRVGASIAAELGTMRVTEQIDAMETMAIDPIGYLVTPRIISGMIMLPVLVIFADIIAILGALAVATALLGIEPELFMNGMKAFFRVSDVLSGLVKAVSFGVIISTLGCFHGFKASGGAEGVGLATTRAVVTSSVLILVSDYVIATLLFRVG
- a CDS encoding ABC transporter ATP-binding protein; amino-acid sequence: MIRIENLHKSFDDKLVLRGVDLEILDGEVMVILGSSGCGKSVLLKHLIGLMMPDEGSVIVDGTDITSLSKRALYEVRRNFGMLFQSAALFDSMTVYENVSLGLTEHSPLSEAEKREIVRDKLELVGLSDTEEMSPSELSGGMRKRVGLARAICMDPAIVLYDEPTTGLDPVIGDTINDLIQRLQSRLNITSVVVTHDMRSAFMVADRMAMLSNGKIHFVGTSKEIEASDDPEVREFLAHR
- the radA gene encoding DNA repair protein RadA yields the protein MATAEKTIYVCQSCGSTYPKWSGKCVQCGEWNTLTEEKQKKKTQRQIDSDRLGTVVTRLDKIETSDNFRVPTALGEFDRVIGGGLVAGASLLLGGDPGIGKSTLLLQTAGSLALNGQSVLYVSGEESAEQIKNRADRLGIMSDRVTVATTTEMHEIKAIIDREYHSFVIIDSIQTLRSREYESSPGTVTQIRECVAVLQDICSARGMCLLLIGHITKEGAIAGPKVLEHMVDVVLYFEGEKNHLYRILRAEKNRFGSTSEIGIFTIGGAGLEPVANPSQLFLSERTGGISGQAIVCSVEGARPILFEIQALVADSSYGVSQRVSSGFDQKRLSLLLAILEKKQGFRLAGKDVFVNLAGGLRIDEPAIDLGVMSAIVSSHQDTPVRSDSVLVGEVGLGGEIRSVPKLEARIKEAINLGFSRIVVPNRGLGDLKSKSGIKIVPVSTLDEAFRAALE
- a CDS encoding flavin reductase family protein → MAKTLIKPDGFMVPLPATLLSCQKPGETPNIITLSWVGVLCSEPPLIGVGIRPGRYSYGIVKETGEFVINVPNEDQVAASDYCGHVSGRKKDKFAECSLTAEKGSVVSAPIIKECPINIECRVTQSIVLGSHELFIGEIVAIQVDENCLNDKGHVDIGKVKPFVYIPGSSEYVGGFDNLLGRSGFAAKKRTMQ